One Stigmatopora argus isolate UIUO_Sarg chromosome 20, RoL_Sarg_1.0, whole genome shotgun sequence genomic region harbors:
- the LOC144065880 gene encoding uncharacterized protein LOC144065880: protein MAAIKTTTTTKFQEELFDVKEDIKRHHNPVECKLMQAKVILHRLEGFRNDLGADGQESVDLEGEVELPQIKEEEQEFPQQQMGDEQLPIKTEEDHFTWSLSEFMKREDVLGVASGGAEPANTTTWTQIKEEEPEFSQQCKREERPPIQNEECVKWSTGEPFKSEDDLGVASGGAEPENASAWPQIKEEEPEFSQQCKREEQPPIQNEECVKWSTGEPFKSEDDLGVANRGAELLSGSSTEGRRAENLIAPLSDGNHLLFDDDDVEDVKKNPSGDKLCKCFQCGKTFGKKSSLKTHMRSHTGEKPLSCTVCGKTFTHKGKFKIHTRTHTGDKSFSCSVCGQTFTRKEHLNLHTRTHTGEKTFACSVCGKRFTEKGNLKRHTRTHTGEKPFACSVCGKRFTGNGSLKRHTRTHTGEKPFSCSLCGKAFSQKQDLQKHTRIHTGEKPFPCSVCGKTFTRKGHLNIHTRTHTGEKPFSCSVCGKTFTQKATLKMHTRTHTGEKSFSGSVCGKRFTEKGKLKIHTRTHTGEKPFACSICGKTFTRKEHLNLHTRTHTGEKPFACSVCGKRFTEKGKLKMHTRTHTGEKPFACSICGKRFTGNGSLNLHTRTHTGEKPFSCSVCGKSFTENRSLKIHTRTHRGEKPFSCSVCGKRFTENGVLKVHTRTHTGEKPFSCSVCGKAFSQRQDLQKHTRTHTGEKPFSCSVCGKAFSQKQHLKTHTRTHTGEKPFSCSVCGKAYSRNESLKIHITTHTGEKPF from the exons ATGGCcgccataaaaacaacaacaacaacaaagttccaggaggaactttttgacgtaaaagaGGACATTAAACGTCACCACAACCCCGTTGAATGCAAATTAATGCAAGCAAAAGTcattcttcacagactagaag gtttcagaaatgatcttggtgctgatgggcaggagtctgttgaccttgaaggggaagttgagctcccacaaatcaaagaggaggagcaagagttccctcaacaacaaatgggagacgagcaacttccgaTCAAaacggaggaagatcatttcacctggtcacttagtGAGTtcatgaagagggaagatgttctgggcgtggccagcggaggggcggagcctgcaaacaccacaacatggacccaaattaaagaggaggagccagagttctctcaacagtgcaaaagagaagagcgaCCTCCCAtccaaaacgaggaatgtgtcaaatggtcaactggtgagcctttcaagagtgaagatgatctgggcgtggccagcggaggggcggagcctgaaaacgcctcagcatggccccaaattaaagaggaggagccagagttctctcaacagtgcaaaagagaagagcaacctccaatccaaaacgaggaatgtgtcaaatggtctactggtgagcctttcaagagtgaagatgatctgggcgtggccaacagaggggcggagctgctgagcggcagctcaacagaaggaaggcgagcagaaaatttaattgctcctttatcagatggcaaccacttgctttttgacgatgatgatgttgaagatgttaagaaaaatcccagtggcgacaaactctgcaaatgctttcagtgtgggaaaacttttgggaaaaagtcttctttgaaaacacatatgaggagccacactggggagaaacccttatcatgtacagtttgtggtaaaacatttacacacaagggaaaatttaaaatacacacaagaacccacacgggtgacaaatcattttcatgctcagtttgtggtcaaacatttacacggaaggaacacttaaatcttcacacaagaacccacactggtgaaaaaacatttgcgtgctcagtttgtggtaaaagatttacagagaagggaaacttaaaaagacacacaagaacccacactggtgaaaaaccatttgcatgctcagtttgtggtaaaagatttacagggaacggaagcttaaaaagacacacaagaacccacactggtgaaaaaccattttcgtgttcactttgcggtaaagccttttctcaaaagcaagatttacaaaaacacacaagaatccacacaggtgaaaaaccatttccgtgttcagtttgtggtaaaacatttacacggaagggacacttaaatattcacacaagaacccacactggtgaaaaaccattttcgtgttcagtttgtggtaaaacatttacacagaaggcaaccttaaaaatgcacacaagaacccacactggtgaaaaatcattttcgggctcagtttgtggtaaaagatttacagagaagggaaagttaaaaatacacacaagaacacacactggtgaaaaaccatttgcatgctcaatttgtggtaaaacatttacacggaaggaacacttaaatcttcacacaagaacccacactggtgaaaaaccatttgcgtgctcagtttgtggtaaaagatttacagagaaaggaaagttaaaaatgcacacaagaacacacactggtgaaaaaccatttgcatgctcaatttgtggtaaaagatttacagggaacggaagcttaaatcttcacacaagaactcacactggcgaaaaaccattttcgtgctcagtttgtggtaaaagtttTACAGAGAacagaagcttaaaaatacacacaagaacccacagaggtgaaaaaccattttcgtgctcagtttgtggtaaaagatttacagagaatggagttttaaaagtacacacaagaacccacacgggtgaaaagccattttcgtgttcagtttgcggtaaagccttttctcaaaggcaagatttacaaaaacacacaagaacccacactggtgaaaaaccattttcgtgttcagtttgcggtaaagccttttctcaaaagcaacacttaaaaacgcacacaagaacccacactggtgaaaaaccattttcgtgttcagtttgcggtaaagcctattctagaaatgaatccttaaaaatccacataacaacccacactggtgaaaaaccattctga
- the LOC144066103 gene encoding uncharacterized protein LOC144066103 — protein MAAEDKSRMSLSNGFRNDLGADGQESVDLEGEVELPQIKEEEQEFPQQQMGDEQLPIKTEEDHFTWSLSEFMKREDVLGVASGGAEPANTTTWTQIKEEEPEFSQQCKREERPPIQNEECVKWSTGEPFKSEDDLGVASGGAEPENASAWPQIKEEEPEFSQQCKREEQPPIQNEECVKWSTGEPFKSEDDLGVANRGAELLSGSSTEGRRAENLIAPLSDGNHLLFDDDDVEDVKKNPSGDKLCKCFQCGKTFGKKSSLKTHMRSHTGEKPLSCTVCGKTFTHKGKFKIHTRTHTGDKSFSCSVCGQTFTRKEHLNLHTRTHTGEKTFACSVCGKRFTEKGNLKRHTRTHTGEKPFACSVCGKRFTGNGSLKRHTRTHTGEKPFSCSLCGKAFSQKQDLQKHTRIHTGEKPFPCSVCGKTFTRKGHLNIHTRTHTGEKPFSCSVCGKTFTQKATLKMHTRTHTGEKSFSGSVCGKRFTEKGKLKIHTRTHTGEKPFACSICGKTFTRKEHLNLHTRTHTGEKPFACSVCGKRFTEKGKLKMHTRTHTGEKPFACSICGKRFTGNGSLNLHTRTHTGEKPFSCSVCGKSFTENRSLKIHTRTHRGEKPFSCSVCGKRFTENGVLKVHTRTHTGEKPFSCSVCGKAFSQRQDLQKHTRTHTGEKPFSCSVCGKAFSQKQHLKTHTRTHTGEKPFSCSVCGKAYSRNESLKIHITTHTGEKPF, from the exons ATGGCAGCGGAGGACAAAAGTCGCATGTCGTTGTCTAACG gtttcagaaatgatcttggtgctgatgggcaggagtctgttgaccttgaaggggaagttgagctcccacaaatcaaagaggaggagcaagagttccctcaacaacaaatgggagacgagcaacttccgaTCAAaacggaggaagatcatttcacctggtcacttagtGAGTtcatgaagagggaagatgttctgggcgtggccagcggaggggcggagcctgcaaacaccacaacatggacccaaattaaagaggaggagccagagttctctcaacagtgcaaaagagaagagcgaCCTCCCAtccaaaacgaggaatgtgtcaaatggtcaactggtgagcctttcaagagtgaagatgatctgggcgtggccagcggaggggcggagcctgaaaacgcctcagcatggccccaaattaaagaggaggagccagagttctctcaacagtgcaaaagagaagagcaacctccaatccaaaacgaggaatgtgtcaaatggtctactggtgagcctttcaagagtgaagatgatctgggcgtggccaacagaggggcggagctgctgagcggcagctcaacagaaggaaggcgagcagaaaatttaattgctcctttatcagatggcaaccacttgctttttgacgatgatgatgttgaagatgttaagaaaaatcccagtggcgacaaactctgcaaatgctttcagtgtgggaaaacttttgggaaaaagtcttctttgaaaacacatatgaggagccacactggggagaaacccttatcatgtacagtttgtggtaaaacatttacacacaagggaaaatttaaaatacacacaagaacccacacgggtgacaaatcattttcatgctcagtttgtggtcaaacatttacacggaaggaacacttaaatcttcacacaagaacccacactggtgaaaaaacatttgcgtgctcagtttgtggtaaaagatttacagagaagggaaacttaaaaagacacacaagaacccacactggtgaaaaaccatttgcatgctcagtttgtggtaaaagatttacagggaacggaagcttaaaaagacacacaagaacccacactggtgaaaaaccattttcgtgttcactttgcggtaaagccttttctcaaaagcaagatttacaaaaacacacaagaatccacacaggtgaaaaaccatttccgtgttcagtttgtggtaaaacatttacacggaagggacacttaaatattcacacaagaacccacactggtgaaaaaccattttcgtgttcagtttgtggtaaaacatttacacagaaggcaaccttaaaaatgcacacaagaacccacactggtgaaaaatcattttcgggctcagtttgtggtaaaagatttacagagaagggaaagttaaaaatacacacaagaacacacactggtgaaaaaccatttgcatgctcaatttgtggtaaaacatttacacggaaggaacacttaaatcttcacacaagaacccacactggtgaaaaaccatttgcgtgctcagtttgtggtaaaagatttacagagaaaggaaagttaaaaatgcacacaagaacacacactggtgaaaaaccatttgcatgctcaatttgtggtaaaagatttacagggaacggaagcttaaatcttcacacaagaactcacactggcgaaaaaccattttcgtgctcagtttgtggtaaaagtttTACAGAGAacagaagcttaaaaatacacacaagaacccacagaggtgaaaaaccattttcgtgctcagtttgtggtaaaagatttacagagaatggagttttaaaagtacacacaagaacccacacgggtgaaaagccattttcgtgttcagtttgcggtaaagccttttctcaaaggcaagatttacaaaaacacacaagaacccacactggtgaaaaaccattttcgtgttcagtttgcggtaaagccttttctcaaaagcaacacttaaaaacgcacacaagaacccacactggtgaaaaaccattttcgtgttcagtttgcggtaaagcctattctagaaatgaatccttaaaaatccacataacaacccacactggtgaaaaaccattctga
- the LOC144065944 gene encoding transient receptor potential cation channel subfamily V member 4-like, whose product MKKLKLDKKRTFPAGDMQGSVLSAAQPDPGAPNDTDNQEETEMVELRPESPSNLDPPNLPGPGLPAITPTFDLNSLFKAAAGGDVLSLEGLYDYLDQNTKKLSDSEYQTCGETALMKALLNLRGGTNPTVESLINVSERMGDIEAFVNAAYTNMYNKGQTALHIAIERRSLSYVKLLLSKGADVHAKASGQFFQPHDGQIFYFGECAGLHFSLSPFEFVK is encoded by the exons ATGAAGAAATTGAAGTTAGACAAAAAAAGGACGTTTCCTGCAGGAGACATGCAGGGCTCGGTTCTGAGCGCGGCCCAGCCGGACCCCGGAGCGCCCAACGACACCGACAACCAGGAGGAAACGGAAATGGTGGAGCTCAGACCTGAAAGTCCCTCTAACCTCGATCCTCCCAATTTGCCTGGGCCAGGGCTACCTGCGATCAC TCCGACGTTTGACTTGAATAGCCTGTTCAAAGCGGCGGCCGGAGGAGACGTCCTCAGCTTGGAAGGCCTTTACGACTACTTGGACCAAAACACGAAGAAACTCAGCGACTCTGAGT ACCAGACGTGCGGGGAAACGGCTCTGATGAAGGCTCTGCTCAACCTCCGAGGTGGCACAAATCCCACCGTCGAATCCCTCATCAACGTCTCAGAGAGGATGGGTGACATTGAAGCGTTTGTCAACGCGGCTTACACCAACATGTATAACAAAG GGCAGACGGCACTGCACATCGCCATAGAGCGAAGGAGCCTCAGCTACGTCAAGCTTCTGCTCAGCAAAGGAGCCGACGTCCACGCTAAGGCTTCGGGCCAATTCTTTCAGCCGCATGACGGGCAAATCTTCTACTTTGGTGAGTGCGCCGGACTCCACTTTTCACTTTCACCATTTGAGTTTGTCAAATGA
- the LOC144065881 gene encoding uncharacterized protein LOC144065881 isoform X3, whose amino-acid sequence MARTTQTAENFQGGVCGVTLEPSYHSTLGKIMHARVVLHRLEGFRNDLGADGHECVDLEGEVELPQIKEEEPEFPQQQMGDEQRPIKREEDHFSWSLGEFVKREDVLGVASGGAEPANTGTWPLIKEEEPEFPQQCKREEQPPIKNEECVKWSTGEPFKSEDDLDTANIGAELLSGSSTEGWRAENLIAPLSDGNDLLFDDDDVEDVQKNPSGDKLCKCFQCGKTFGKKSSLKTHMRSHTGEKPLSCTVCGKTFTQKGHLISHARTHTGEKPFSCSVCGKTFTHKGNVKIHTRTHTGEKPFTCLVCGKAFSKNESLKIHIRTHTGEKPFSCSVCGQTFTRKGHLISHARTHTGEKPFSCSVCGKTFKRKGSVKIHTRTHTGEKPFSCSVCGQRFTRKRILISHARTHTGEKPFSCSVCGKAFSHNQSLKIHIRTHTGEKPFSCSVCGQRFTRKGDLKIHIRTHTGEKPFWCSVCGKAFSQKHHLEDHTRTHTGEKPFSCSFCGQRFTRKADLISHARTHTGEKTFSCSVCCQRFTRKGSLISHARTHTGEKPFSCSVCGKTFTEKRNLKKHTRTHTGEKPFSCSVCGKAFSHNESLKIHIRTHTGEKPFSCSVCGKTFTEKSNLKKHTRTHTGEKPFSCLVCGRTFSHKRSLKEHLITHTGEQCFPAQSVATNSLQQPN is encoded by the exons ATGGCGAGAACAACACAGACTGCGGAAAACTTCCAGGGGGGAGTTTGTGGCGTCACATTGGAGCCTTCGTATCACTCGACTCTTGGGAAAATCATGCATGCCAGagttgttcttcacagactagaag gtttcagaaatgatcttggtgctgatgggcatgagtgtgttgaccttgaaggggaagttgagctcccccaaatcaaagaggaggagccagagttccctcaacaacaaatgggagacgagcaacgtccaatcaaaagggaggaagatcatttctcctggtcacttggtgagttcgtgaagagggaagatgttctgggcgtggccagtggTGGGGCGGAACCTGCAAACACaggaacatggcccctaattaaagaggaggagccagagttccctcaacagtgcaaaagagaagagcaacctccaatcaaaaacgaggaatgtgtcaaatggtcaactggtgagcctttcaagagtgaagatgatctggacacggccaacataggggcggagcttctgagcggaagctcaacagaaggatggcgagcagaaaatttaattgctcctttatcagatggcaacgacttgctttttgacgatgatgatgttgaagatgttcagaaaaatcccagtggtgacaaactttgcaaatgctttcagtgtgggaaaacttttgggaaaaagtcttctttgaaaacacatatgaggagccacactggggagaaacccttatcatgtacagtttgtggtaaaacatttacacagaagggacacttaattagtcatgcaagaacacacacaggcgaaaaaccattttcgtgttcagtttgtggtaaaacatttacacacaagggaaatgtaaaaatacacacaagaacccacactggtgaaaaaccatttacgtgtttggtttgcggtaaagccttttctaaaaatgaatccttaaaaatccacataagaacccacactggtgaaaaaccattttcgtgttcagtttgtggtcaaacattcacacggaagggacacttaattagtcatgcaagaacacacacaggcgaaaaaccattttcgtgttcagtttgtggtaaaacatttaaacggaagggaagtgtaaaaatacacacaagaacccacacgggtgaaaagccattttcgtgttcagtttgtggtcaaagattcacacggaagagaatcttaattagtcatgcaagaacccacactggtgaaaaaccattttcgtgttcagtttgcggtaaagccttttctcacaatcaatccttaaaaatccacataagaacccacactggtgaaaaaccattttcgtgttcagtttgtggtcaaagattcacacggaagggagacttaaaaatccacataagaacccacactggtgaaaaaccattttggtgttcagtttgcggtaaagccttttctcaaaagcaccacttagaagaccacacaagaacccacactggtgaaaaaccattttcgtgttcattttgtggtcaaagattcacacggaaggcagacttaattagtcatgcaagaacacacacaggtgaaaaaacattttcgtgttcagtttgttgtcaaagattcacacggaagggaagcttaattagtcatgcaagaacccacactggtgaaaaaccattttcatgttcagtttgtggtaaaacatttacagagaagcgaaatttaaaaaaacacacaagaacccacactggtgagaaaccattttcgtgttcagtttgcggtaaagccttttctcacaatgaatccttaaaaatccacataagaacccacactggtgaaaaaccattttcatgttcagtttgtggtaaaacatttacagagaagagtaatttaaaaaaacacacaagaacccacactggcgaaaaaccattttcctgcttagtttgtggtcgaacattttcccataagagaagcttaaaagaacacttaataacccacactggggaacaatgttttcctgctcagtctgtggccacaaattcgctacaacagcccaattaa